A stretch of the Gossypium hirsutum isolate 1008001.06 chromosome D07, Gossypium_hirsutum_v2.1, whole genome shotgun sequence genome encodes the following:
- the LOC107955050 gene encoding GDSL esterase/lipase At2g04570, whose protein sequence is MAMSSTPNILLSLFSIHFLLSLVKINEAKVPAIIVFGDSSVDAGNNNYIPTIARSNFEPYGRDFNGGHPTGRFSNGKIATDFISQAFGLKGAIPAYLDPSYSISDFATGVTFASAGTGYDNSTSNVLSVIPLWKELEYYKDYQTKLKANLGDGKANDIIKDALYMISVGTNDFLENYYAVPGRSSQYTIKEYENFLVGIAGNFTKALYDLGARKISLGGLPPMGCMPLERTGNLMGGSECVNSYNNLAAEFNSKLNDLVIKQNKELNGMDMVFSDPYGIMLDIIQKPAFYGFEVTGVACCATGMFEMGYACSRTNPFTCSDADKYVFWDSFHPTEKTNAIVANHVVQTSLAKFF, encoded by the exons ATGGCCATGTCATCCACCCCCAACATCTTATTATCACtcttttccattcattttttGCTGTCGTTAGTAAAGATCAATGAGGCCAAAGTTCCTGCCATCATAGTGTTCGGGGACTCATCGGTTGATGCTGGCAACAACAACTATATCCCCACCATTGCCAGGAGCAATTTCGAGCCATATGGTCGTGATTTCAATGGTGGCCATCCAACAGGTCGGTTCTCCAATGGCAAAATCGCTACCGACTTCATCTCCCAGGCGTTTGGTCTCAAAGGGGCCATTCCTGCTTACCTCGACCCTTCATATAGTATATCGGATTTCGCCACCGGAGTTACCTTCGCTTCCGCTGGAACCGGCTACGACAATTCCACTTCCAATGTTCTC TCAGTGATACCCCTATGGAAAGAACTGGAGTATTACAAGGATTATCAAACGAAACTGAAAGCCAACCTTGGAGACGGTAAAGCGAACGACATAATCAAAGATGCTTTATACATGATAAGCGTCGGAACAAACGATTTCCTCGAGAACTACTACGCGGTCCCAGGACGTTCGTCGCAATACACCATTAAAGAATACGAAAACTTCCTGGTCGGGATCGCCGGGAATTTCACCAAGGCACTATACGATCTTGGAGCCCGAAAGATTTCGTTAGGAGGGTTGCCTCCGATGGGGTGTATGCCGTTGGAGAGAACCGGGAATCTTATGGGAGGAAGCGAGTGTGTCAATAGTTACAACAATTTGGCGGCTGAGTTCAATAGCAAATTGAACGATTTGGTGATTAAGCAAAACAAGGAGTTGAATGGGATGGACATGGTGTTTTCAGATCCCTATGGCATTATGTTGGATATCATACAAAAGCCTGCTTTTTATG GGTTCGAGGTAACGGGAGTGGCATGTTGTGCAACAGGGATGTTCGAAATGGGGTATGCATGTAGCAGAACCAACCCATTTACATGTTCGGATGCAGACAAGTATGTGTTTTGGGATTCTTTCCACCCTACAGAGAAAACCAATGCCATTGTTGCCAATCATGTGGTCCAGACTTCTCTAGCCAAGTTCTTTTAA